One window of the Arthrobacter sp. zg-Y919 genome contains the following:
- a CDS encoding MIP/aquaporin family protein, with translation MTLGEVFVSELAGTAILIILGCGVVANVALAKTKGAGGGFLMVNWGWAIGVFAGVYAAALSGAHINPAVTVGLWASGADEFADGVEVSFGAAMVYFAGQMVGAIIGAVVAWLAYKKQFDDEPDAANILGVFSTGPAIRSYGWNVVTEIVGTFVLVFIIVAFAGTPSGLGPLAVALLVLGIGASLGGPTGYAINPARDLGPRIAHALLPIPGKGSSDWAYAWVPVVGPLIGGALGGLVGAQLPLPLPV, from the coding sequence GTGACTCTGGGAGAAGTTTTCGTCAGCGAGCTGGCCGGCACGGCCATCCTCATTATTCTCGGCTGCGGTGTCGTGGCGAACGTGGCCCTGGCCAAAACAAAGGGTGCCGGCGGCGGGTTCCTGATGGTCAACTGGGGGTGGGCCATCGGTGTGTTTGCGGGCGTGTACGCGGCCGCACTTTCGGGTGCACACATCAACCCGGCGGTGACCGTGGGCCTGTGGGCCAGCGGTGCGGACGAGTTCGCGGACGGCGTCGAGGTTTCCTTCGGGGCAGCCATGGTCTACTTCGCCGGGCAGATGGTCGGCGCCATTATCGGTGCGGTGGTGGCCTGGCTCGCGTACAAGAAGCAGTTCGACGACGAGCCTGACGCCGCCAACATCCTGGGCGTGTTCTCCACGGGCCCTGCCATCCGTTCCTACGGGTGGAATGTGGTGACCGAAATTGTGGGCACCTTCGTTCTGGTCTTCATCATCGTTGCCTTCGCCGGGACCCCCTCGGGACTCGGCCCGCTGGCTGTGGCACTGCTCGTGCTCGGTATTGGTGCCTCACTCGGCGGTCCCACCGGATACGCCATCAACCCCGCCCGTGACCTCGGACCGCGGATCGCGCACGCGCTGCTTCCCATCCCCGGCAAGGGCAGCAGCGACTGGGCCTACGCCTGGGTGCCCGTAGTCGGACCGCTGATCGGCGGCGCCCTGGGCGGCCTTGTGGGCGCACAGCTTCCCCTCCCGCTTCCGGTATAG
- the glpK gene encoding glycerol kinase GlpK has product MPDNPRYIIAIDQGTTSSRAIVFGHEGNIVSTGQKEHEQIFPHAGWVEHDPMEIWTNVREVVGSALSKANLTRHDIAAVGITNQRETAVVWDRNTGEPVYNAIVWQDTRTQPIVNELARNGGLDRFKDTVGLPLATYFSGTKIKWILDNVEGARERAEAGDLMFGNTDSWIVWNLTGGTDGGVHITDVTNASRTLFMNLETLTWDDDILKEFGIPKSMLPEIKSSSEVYGMVAGSQLLRETPVAGILGDQQAATFGQAAFEKGDAKNTYGTGCFLIFNTGEEIVRSENGLITTVAYQLGDAKPVYALEGSIAVTGSLVQWLRDNLGIINSAPEIEELARKVEDNGGVYIVPAFSGLFAPYWRADARGAMVGLTRYVNKNHIARAALEATAFQTREVLDAVNADSGVPLSELRVDGGMVANDALMQFQADILGVDVVRPKVIETTALGAAYAAGLAVGFWNDTDELEQNWAEGKRWSPQMEDSERERQMRLWKKAVTKTFDWVDDDVQ; this is encoded by the coding sequence ATGCCTGACAATCCCAGGTACATCATCGCCATTGACCAGGGCACCACGAGCAGCCGTGCCATCGTCTTCGGTCACGAGGGAAACATCGTTTCCACCGGGCAGAAGGAACACGAGCAGATCTTCCCGCACGCCGGGTGGGTCGAGCACGATCCGATGGAGATCTGGACGAATGTCCGCGAGGTTGTGGGCAGCGCCCTGTCCAAGGCGAACCTGACCCGGCACGACATTGCCGCCGTCGGAATCACCAACCAGCGTGAAACGGCCGTCGTCTGGGACCGCAACACCGGTGAGCCCGTCTACAACGCCATTGTCTGGCAGGACACCCGCACGCAGCCCATCGTCAACGAGCTGGCCCGAAACGGCGGTCTCGACCGTTTCAAGGACACCGTTGGCCTGCCGCTGGCAACGTACTTCTCGGGCACGAAGATCAAGTGGATCCTGGACAACGTAGAGGGGGCGCGCGAACGGGCTGAGGCGGGGGACCTCATGTTCGGCAACACGGATTCCTGGATTGTCTGGAACCTGACCGGCGGGACGGACGGCGGCGTGCACATCACCGATGTCACCAACGCCTCCCGCACCCTGTTTATGAACCTTGAGACCCTGACCTGGGATGATGACATCCTCAAGGAATTCGGCATCCCGAAGTCCATGCTCCCGGAGATCAAGTCCTCGTCCGAGGTGTACGGCATGGTTGCCGGCTCGCAGCTGCTGCGCGAGACCCCGGTGGCCGGCATCCTCGGCGACCAGCAGGCGGCGACGTTCGGGCAGGCCGCCTTCGAAAAGGGCGATGCGAAGAACACCTACGGCACCGGCTGCTTCCTGATCTTCAACACCGGTGAGGAGATTGTCCGTTCCGAGAATGGACTCATCACCACCGTTGCCTACCAGCTGGGCGACGCCAAGCCGGTCTACGCCCTCGAGGGTTCCATCGCCGTCACCGGTTCCCTGGTCCAGTGGCTGCGCGACAACCTGGGCATCATCAACAGCGCCCCGGAGATCGAAGAGCTCGCCCGCAAGGTGGAGGACAACGGCGGCGTGTACATTGTGCCGGCGTTCTCCGGACTCTTTGCACCCTACTGGCGTGCGGATGCGCGCGGTGCCATGGTGGGCCTGACCCGTTACGTGAACAAGAACCACATCGCCCGGGCCGCCCTGGAAGCCACCGCCTTCCAGACCCGCGAGGTGCTGGACGCCGTGAACGCCGACTCCGGCGTGCCGCTGAGCGAACTGCGCGTGGATGGTGGCATGGTCGCCAATGATGCCCTGATGCAGTTCCAGGCAGACATCCTCGGCGTGGACGTGGTCCGGCCCAAGGTCATCGAGACAACGGCGCTGGGTGCTGCCTATGCTGCCGGCTTGGCCGTCGGGTTCTGGAACGACACCGACGAACTCGAGCAGAACTGGGCGGAAGGCAAGCGCTGGTCCCCGCAGATGGAGGATTCCGAGCGTGAGCGCCAGATGCGTCTCTGGAAGAAGGCCGTCACCAAGACCTTCGACTGGGTTGACGACGACGTTCAGTAA
- a CDS encoding NAD(P)-binding domain-containing protein, whose protein sequence is MSPEINSERTDFPVAVIGSGPSGLAAMRALSRQGLDFVGFEQHSDVGGLWNIGNPASTVYESAHLISSKSTTQFAEFPMPEDTPDYPGHRHLQAYFRSYADHFHLRPSIRFGVRVAAAVPSCDGTWTVSWDGADGPGSGRFSAVIVASGTLHTPALPDLPGQFDGEIRHTASYKDPRELAGKRVLIVGAGNSGCDIAVDAVHHAAAVDISVRRGYYFVPKYVFGRPTDTLNQGRPMPRPLKQFFDKRLLRMFTGDPHRFGFPKPDYRIYESHPVVNSLILHHLGHGDLQVRGDIARLDGHTVSFRDGTAGEYDLILLATGYVLDYPFLDRALLGWDGPSPSLYLNIFSRQAENLLVVGMVEASGLGWEGRFRQAELAAAYLAAQKHSPAAAGEFRELLAGKSPDVTGGYRYLGLDRMSYYVNKDAYRAELEAHLDLLSTGAAKTRKKVDR, encoded by the coding sequence GTGTCTCCCGAAATTAACTCCGAACGGACGGATTTTCCTGTCGCCGTCATCGGCTCCGGTCCCAGCGGGCTTGCCGCCATGCGTGCCCTGTCCCGGCAGGGGCTGGATTTTGTCGGCTTCGAGCAGCACAGCGACGTCGGCGGACTCTGGAACATCGGGAATCCGGCCAGTACGGTCTACGAATCGGCGCACCTGATCTCGTCGAAATCCACCACGCAGTTTGCTGAATTCCCCATGCCGGAGGACACTCCGGATTATCCCGGGCACCGGCACCTGCAGGCCTATTTCCGGTCCTACGCCGACCACTTCCACCTGCGTCCATCCATCCGCTTCGGCGTGCGCGTCGCTGCAGCGGTGCCGTCATGCGACGGTACGTGGACGGTCTCCTGGGACGGTGCCGACGGACCGGGCAGCGGACGGTTCAGCGCCGTCATCGTCGCTTCGGGCACGCTGCACACCCCGGCACTCCCGGATCTGCCCGGGCAGTTCGACGGCGAGATCCGCCACACCGCTTCCTATAAGGACCCGCGTGAGCTCGCCGGCAAACGCGTGCTGATTGTCGGGGCCGGCAACAGCGGCTGCGACATAGCCGTGGATGCCGTGCACCACGCCGCCGCCGTCGACATCAGCGTCCGGCGGGGTTATTACTTCGTTCCGAAGTACGTGTTCGGCCGGCCGACGGACACCCTGAACCAGGGCAGGCCCATGCCGAGGCCCCTGAAGCAGTTCTTCGACAAGCGGCTGCTGCGCATGTTTACCGGCGACCCGCACCGGTTCGGGTTCCCGAAACCCGACTACCGGATCTACGAGTCCCATCCGGTGGTGAACTCCCTGATCCTGCACCATCTGGGACACGGGGACCTTCAGGTCAGGGGTGACATCGCCCGCCTGGACGGGCACACGGTGTCCTTCCGGGACGGGACCGCGGGGGAGTACGACCTGATCCTGCTCGCTACGGGCTACGTCCTGGACTATCCCTTCCTGGACCGGGCGCTGCTCGGCTGGGACGGCCCGTCGCCGTCGTTGTACCTGAATATCTTCAGCCGGCAGGCGGAAAACCTGCTGGTCGTCGGGATGGTGGAGGCCTCGGGGCTGGGCTGGGAGGGCCGGTTCCGGCAGGCCGAGCTCGCAGCCGCCTACCTGGCTGCCCAAAAACACTCCCCGGCGGCCGCGGGGGAGTTCCGGGAGCTGCTGGCCGGGAAGTCCCCGGATGTCACCGGCGGCTACCGCTACCTGGGCCTGGACCGGATGAGCTACTACGTCAACAAAGACGCCTACCGGGCGGAACTGGAGGCACACCTGGACCTGCTGTCCACGGGTGCCGCGAAGACACGGAAAAAGGTGGACCGCTGA
- a CDS encoding bile acid:sodium symporter family protein has protein sequence MPIDDVVLSFTPASLVILNAVLALIILGIALEVRPADFRAVARSPKAVLLGICAQYLVLPAVTVALALVLKVPASIALGMILVACCPPGGISNVLTHRAHGNVALSASMTAVSNLVAIAVMPLNVALWARLNPATAGLMRNFSLDRWEMLVQVLLIIGLPFAVGMPLARRFPAVTEVVRPWVQRIGLVALLVFIIAGAASNLGPLREHLGTIFLVVLLHDAVALAVGYWTAAAVRLDEPSRRAFTFEVGARNTGLGLGLTLAFFAGLGGMAMVAAWWGIWDILAGLLLAQWWRRRDARRSAAAAAEQTGTTR, from the coding sequence ATGCCGATCGACGACGTCGTCCTGAGCTTTACGCCTGCCTCGCTGGTGATCCTGAATGCGGTGCTGGCGCTCATCATTCTCGGCATCGCGCTCGAGGTGCGGCCGGCGGACTTCCGCGCCGTGGCACGCAGCCCCAAAGCGGTGCTCCTGGGGATCTGCGCGCAGTACCTGGTGCTGCCTGCCGTGACCGTGGCGCTGGCGCTCGTGCTGAAGGTGCCGGCGTCCATTGCACTGGGCATGATCCTTGTGGCCTGCTGCCCGCCCGGCGGCATCTCCAACGTGCTCACGCACCGCGCACACGGCAATGTGGCGCTGTCGGCCTCCATGACAGCTGTCTCCAACCTGGTGGCCATCGCCGTGATGCCGCTGAACGTGGCGCTGTGGGCCCGGCTCAATCCGGCCACCGCCGGACTCATGCGGAACTTCTCCCTGGACCGCTGGGAAATGCTGGTCCAGGTCCTGCTCATCATCGGCCTGCCGTTTGCCGTGGGTATGCCGCTGGCCCGGCGCTTCCCGGCAGTGACGGAGGTTGTGCGCCCCTGGGTGCAGCGGATCGGACTGGTGGCGCTGCTGGTGTTCATCATCGCCGGCGCAGCCAGCAACCTTGGTCCACTCCGCGAGCACCTGGGCACCATCTTCCTGGTGGTCCTCCTCCACGACGCGGTGGCACTGGCCGTGGGCTACTGGACGGCGGCTGCCGTCCGGCTGGACGAACCCAGCAGGCGCGCCTTCACCTTCGAAGTGGGCGCCCGCAATACCGGACTGGGCCTGGGGCTGACCCTGGCCTTCTTCGCCGGGCTCGGCGGCATGGCAATGGTCGCTGCCTGGTGGGGCATCTGGGACATCCTGGCCGGACTGCTGCTGGCGCAGTGGTGGCGGCGGCGGGATGCGCGCCGCAGTGCGGCCGCCGCAGCAGAGCAGACGGGGACAACCCGATGA
- a CDS encoding SDR family oxidoreductase produces the protein MTRVCVTGGNGFLGSAVVAGLARNPEITHVLSLDIREPAEQLDGVEYAIADVCSPEVAHLLQAHRIDTVVHLAAIVNPGKNTTREQEFSVDVEGSRNVLSACLSSGVKHVVISSSGAAYGYHRDNPAWLTESAPIRGNDEFAYSRHKRLVEEELARLRTEHPELQQTIFRIGTILGERVRNQITALFDAPRLLRVSGSESPFVFIWDEDVAGIMVQAVLTGRSGIFNVAGDGALTVREIAGLMGKGTVTVPAPVLAAGLWLAHKLRLTVHGPEQVRFLRYRPVLDNTALKQEFGFTPSRTSREAFLAFRAARDAAG, from the coding sequence ATGACCCGGGTCTGCGTCACCGGCGGCAACGGTTTCCTGGGCAGTGCGGTGGTCGCAGGGCTGGCACGCAACCCGGAGATCACGCATGTGCTCAGCCTCGACATCCGCGAACCCGCGGAACAGCTGGACGGCGTCGAATACGCCATCGCCGACGTGTGCTCCCCGGAGGTGGCACACCTGCTGCAGGCCCACCGGATCGACACTGTGGTCCATTTGGCTGCGATCGTGAATCCCGGGAAGAACACCACGCGGGAGCAGGAATTCTCCGTGGACGTGGAGGGCTCCCGCAACGTGCTTTCAGCCTGCCTTTCCTCGGGGGTCAAGCACGTGGTCATTTCCTCCTCCGGAGCCGCCTACGGCTACCACCGCGACAACCCCGCATGGCTCACGGAATCCGCTCCGATCCGCGGCAACGACGAATTTGCCTACTCCCGGCATAAGCGGCTGGTCGAGGAAGAGCTGGCCCGGCTCCGGACCGAGCACCCTGAACTGCAGCAGACCATTTTCCGGATCGGCACCATCCTCGGTGAGCGGGTGCGTAACCAGATCACCGCGCTTTTCGACGCGCCACGGCTGCTGCGGGTCAGCGGCAGCGAATCCCCGTTTGTCTTCATCTGGGATGAAGACGTCGCCGGGATCATGGTGCAGGCCGTCCTGACGGGACGCAGCGGCATTTTCAACGTCGCCGGAGACGGTGCACTGACGGTCCGGGAGATAGCCGGACTGATGGGCAAGGGGACCGTGACGGTTCCCGCTCCGGTCCTGGCAGCCGGGCTCTGGCTGGCGCATAAACTGCGCCTGACCGTCCACGGGCCGGAACAGGTGCGGTTCCTGCGCTACCGTCCGGTGCTGGATAACACCGCACTGAAGCAGGAGTTCGGCTTCACTCCCAGCCGCACCAGCCGGGAAGCGTTCCTCGCCTTCCGGGCCGCGCGGGACGCTGCCGGCTAA
- the leuS gene encoding leucine--tRNA ligase, whose protein sequence is MSTQSQTDQQEEAVYSFAAIEQKWPKVWEDLGVFTPADDGSRERRYVLDMFPYPSGDLHMGHAEAFAMGDVVARYWRQLGYDVLHPIGWDSFGLPAENAAIKNNAHPSDWTYRNIETQAESFKRYAISVDWSRRIHTSDPEYYRWTQWLFTRFYDRGLAYRKNSPVNWCPKDQTVLANEQVVNGACERCGTQVTKKSLNQWYFKITDYADRLLDDMEQLKGHWPERVLAMQKNWIGRSEGAHVRFNIEADGGKPAEQVTVFTTRPDTLAGATFFVVAADAPLALDLVTDENRDALLDYRESVKALSDIERQSTERVKTGIFTGRYAVNPLNGEKLPVWAADYVLADYGTGAIMAVPAHDQRDLDFAKTFDLPVKAVLDTGEEDPAVSGVATTGEGTLINSGALDGLPKAEAIPAAVRMLEEQGTGEKFVNFRLRDWLLSRQRFWGTPIPIIHCENCGEVPVPDDQLPVTLPTGLRGEALAPKGTSPLASAEDWVNVACPKCDGPARRDTDTMDTFVDSSWYFMRFVSPDFTDGPFDPEAAKNWMPVGQYVGGVEHAILHLLYARFFTKVVHDMGLLEASEPFSSLLNQGQVLNGGKAMSKSLGNGVDLGQQLDKYGVDAVRLTMIFASPPEDDVDWADVSPSGSAKFLARAWRLGQDITSEPGVDYSTGDRKLRSLTHRTVADATELLENNKFNVVVAKLMELVNATRKAIDSGAGAADPAVREAAEAVAVILSLFAPYTAEDLWNLLGREASVVTAGWPAVDETLLVQDTVTAVVQVQGKVRDRLEVAADISEDDLREAALASDAVQRILDGRGIRTVIVRAPKLVNIVPA, encoded by the coding sequence GTGAGCACGCAGTCACAGACTGATCAGCAGGAAGAGGCCGTCTACAGTTTCGCGGCCATCGAGCAGAAATGGCCGAAGGTCTGGGAGGACCTCGGCGTTTTCACCCCTGCCGACGACGGCTCGCGCGAACGGCGCTATGTACTGGACATGTTCCCGTACCCCTCCGGCGACCTGCACATGGGCCACGCCGAAGCGTTCGCGATGGGCGACGTCGTCGCCCGTTACTGGCGCCAGCTCGGGTACGACGTGCTGCACCCGATCGGCTGGGACTCCTTCGGCCTGCCTGCGGAGAACGCGGCGATCAAGAACAACGCGCACCCCAGCGACTGGACCTACCGCAACATCGAAACGCAGGCGGAGTCCTTCAAGCGCTACGCCATCAGTGTTGATTGGTCGCGCCGGATCCACACCTCCGACCCCGAGTACTACCGCTGGACCCAGTGGCTGTTCACCCGCTTCTACGACCGCGGGCTGGCGTACCGGAAGAATTCGCCGGTCAACTGGTGCCCCAAGGACCAGACCGTGCTGGCCAACGAGCAGGTAGTCAACGGCGCCTGCGAACGCTGCGGCACCCAGGTCACCAAGAAGTCCCTGAACCAGTGGTACTTCAAGATCACCGATTACGCCGACCGCCTGCTCGATGACATGGAACAGCTCAAGGGCCACTGGCCCGAGCGCGTCCTGGCCATGCAGAAAAACTGGATCGGCCGCTCCGAGGGCGCACACGTCCGGTTCAACATCGAGGCCGACGGCGGCAAGCCCGCCGAACAGGTCACCGTCTTCACAACCCGCCCGGACACCCTGGCCGGCGCCACCTTCTTCGTTGTCGCCGCGGACGCCCCGCTGGCGCTGGACCTGGTGACGGACGAAAACCGTGATGCCCTGCTGGATTACCGCGAATCGGTGAAGGCACTCTCGGATATCGAGCGCCAGTCCACCGAACGCGTCAAGACCGGCATCTTCACAGGCCGGTACGCCGTGAACCCACTCAACGGAGAGAAGCTGCCCGTCTGGGCCGCCGACTACGTGCTGGCGGACTACGGCACCGGCGCCATCATGGCCGTCCCGGCGCACGACCAGCGTGACCTGGACTTCGCCAAGACCTTCGACCTGCCGGTCAAGGCAGTGCTGGACACCGGTGAAGAGGATCCCGCCGTCAGCGGTGTGGCCACCACCGGCGAAGGCACGCTGATCAACTCCGGCGCCCTGGACGGCCTGCCCAAGGCCGAAGCCATTCCCGCCGCGGTCCGGATGCTCGAGGAACAGGGCACCGGCGAAAAGTTCGTGAACTTCCGCCTGCGTGACTGGCTGCTGTCCCGTCAGCGTTTCTGGGGCACCCCCATCCCGATCATCCACTGCGAAAACTGCGGCGAGGTCCCGGTTCCCGACGACCAGCTGCCCGTCACGCTGCCCACCGGGCTGCGCGGCGAAGCACTGGCCCCGAAGGGCACCTCCCCGCTGGCTTCCGCCGAGGACTGGGTCAACGTGGCCTGCCCGAAGTGCGACGGTCCCGCCCGGCGCGATACCGACACCATGGACACCTTCGTGGATTCCTCCTGGTACTTCATGCGCTTCGTGTCCCCGGACTTCACGGACGGACCGTTTGATCCGGAGGCGGCCAAGAACTGGATGCCTGTCGGCCAGTACGTGGGCGGCGTCGAACACGCCATCCTGCACCTGCTCTACGCCCGCTTCTTCACCAAGGTGGTCCATGACATGGGCCTGCTCGAAGCCAGCGAGCCGTTCAGCTCCCTGCTGAACCAGGGCCAGGTCCTGAACGGCGGCAAGGCCATGTCCAAGTCGCTGGGCAACGGCGTGGACCTGGGCCAGCAGCTGGACAAGTACGGTGTGGACGCCGTGCGCCTGACCATGATCTTTGCGTCCCCGCCCGAAGACGACGTCGACTGGGCGGACGTCTCGCCGTCGGGCTCCGCGAAGTTCCTCGCCCGCGCCTGGCGCCTGGGCCAGGACATCACCAGCGAACCCGGCGTGGACTACTCGACGGGGGACCGGAAGCTGCGTTCGCTGACGCACCGGACCGTTGCCGATGCCACTGAACTGCTGGAAAACAACAAGTTCAACGTGGTCGTCGCCAAGCTCATGGAACTGGTCAACGCAACCCGCAAGGCCATCGACTCCGGTGCCGGCGCTGCCGACCCCGCGGTGCGCGAGGCTGCCGAAGCGGTCGCCGTTATCCTGAGCCTTTTCGCGCCGTACACGGCCGAGGACCTCTGGAACCTGCTCGGCCGTGAAGCCTCCGTGGTCACCGCCGGCTGGCCCGCCGTGGATGAAACGCTGCTGGTCCAGGACACGGTCACCGCTGTCGTCCAGGTTCAGGGCAAGGTCCGCGACCGCCTTGAGGTTGCCGCGGATATCAGCGAAGACGACCTGCGGGAGGCTGCCCTGGCCTCCGACGCAGTGCAGCGGATCCTTGACGGACGCGGTATCCGCACGGTCATCGTCCGGGCACCCAAGCTCGTCAACATCGTCCCGGCATAG
- a CDS encoding DegV family protein, whose translation MTDSASGLPVGWEEAANASAFVRVVPMPVMIGEQIYGEGSEDLIPALALALAQGHEVRTSRPAPGQFEAAYRELAAAGCASVVSVHLSGHLSGTVDSARLAARSAGIPVEVVDSATAAMGLGFAVAAAAESARAGSSAAQVAACARAVAADSNILFYVPSLEQLRRGGRIGAAAGWLGTLLAVKPILVVRDGRVLPLERVRTAPKALARLAELVQQDIAGRTGRVRAAVHHFGNSAEAERLAGVIGAAAPEVEVLICPLPAVLAAHVGLGVLAVAVAGEESGPTAPTGTAE comes from the coding sequence GTGACTGACTCCGCATCGGGGCTGCCGGTGGGCTGGGAGGAAGCCGCGAATGCCTCCGCGTTCGTCCGGGTGGTTCCCATGCCCGTGATGATCGGGGAGCAGATCTATGGTGAAGGCTCCGAGGACCTGATCCCTGCCCTCGCCCTGGCATTGGCACAGGGGCACGAGGTGCGTACGTCGCGACCGGCTCCGGGACAGTTCGAGGCCGCCTACCGGGAACTGGCTGCCGCGGGGTGCGCCAGCGTGGTGTCGGTCCACCTCTCCGGGCATTTGTCCGGAACAGTGGATTCGGCGCGGCTGGCGGCCCGCTCGGCCGGCATTCCGGTGGAGGTCGTCGACAGCGCGACGGCGGCAATGGGCCTCGGTTTTGCCGTAGCCGCCGCGGCCGAGAGCGCCCGCGCCGGTTCCTCCGCAGCGCAGGTTGCGGCCTGCGCCCGGGCGGTGGCCGCTGATTCCAATATCCTTTTCTACGTCCCGAGCCTGGAGCAGCTGCGCCGGGGCGGGCGTATCGGTGCGGCAGCCGGCTGGCTGGGCACCCTGCTTGCCGTCAAGCCGATCCTGGTGGTCCGTGACGGCAGGGTCCTTCCGCTGGAGCGGGTCCGGACCGCACCCAAGGCGCTGGCCCGGCTGGCCGAGCTCGTGCAGCAGGACATTGCCGGCCGCACCGGTAGGGTCCGCGCGGCAGTACACCATTTCGGTAATTCCGCCGAAGCCGAGCGGCTTGCGGGCGTTATCGGTGCCGCCGCACCCGAGGTGGAAGTCCTCATCTGCCCGCTGCCTGCCGTGCTGGCCGCACATGTGGGTCTGGGCGTGCTGGCGGTAGCGGTTGCCGGCGAGGAAAGCGGCCCGACGGCGCCTACAGGCACGGCGGAATAA
- a CDS encoding helix-hairpin-helix domain-containing protein, with protein MAQHRWDTAPGTARDPALDGIEDRNGRGRRWAFSLPAAVLAVCLLLGCGAAALLLRDRDPVPVATVDLPTAGGPSASVSAADPTNAESGLEAGEPTAAVPSAAAGPTGSPAAGVVVHVAGAVHRPGVVTLKPGSRIVDAVDAAGGTVADADLSAINLAAVVEDGVMVFVPRVGEEAPVAGTGSTGGNAPGGSAGGSSAGGGGPGAAPVSINVNTADSVQLQTLPRVGPVLAERIIAWRTDHGKFLRPEDLDAVPGIGEAMMAALLPLVTV; from the coding sequence ATGGCACAGCACCGTTGGGACACCGCCCCCGGCACTGCGCGGGACCCTGCACTCGACGGCATCGAAGACCGGAACGGCCGGGGACGCCGGTGGGCGTTTTCCCTTCCCGCAGCCGTCCTGGCCGTGTGCCTGCTGCTGGGGTGCGGGGCAGCGGCATTGCTGCTTCGGGACCGGGATCCGGTGCCGGTGGCCACGGTGGATCTGCCGACGGCCGGCGGTCCTTCGGCATCGGTTTCAGCGGCGGATCCAACGAACGCGGAATCCGGTTTGGAAGCGGGTGAACCAACTGCCGCCGTCCCGTCCGCCGCGGCGGGACCGACGGGCAGCCCTGCCGCAGGGGTGGTGGTGCATGTGGCTGGGGCCGTGCATCGTCCCGGAGTGGTGACGTTGAAGCCAGGAAGCAGGATCGTTGACGCGGTTGACGCCGCAGGGGGCACAGTGGCCGACGCGGACCTGTCAGCGATCAATCTGGCGGCGGTGGTTGAAGACGGAGTGATGGTGTTCGTTCCCCGGGTCGGAGAGGAGGCGCCGGTCGCCGGAACCGGCAGCACGGGCGGCAACGCACCCGGCGGCAGTGCAGGAGGAAGCAGTGCAGGGGGCGGCGGACCCGGCGCAGCCCCGGTCAGCATCAACGTGAACACTGCGGACTCGGTCCAGCTTCAGACGTTGCCGAGGGTCGGGCCGGTATTGGCCGAGCGGATTATTGCCTGGCGGACCGATCACGGAAAATTCCTGCGTCCGGAGGATCTAGACGCAGTGCCCGGCATCGGCGAGGCAATGATGGCGGCCCTCCTTCCCCTGGTGACGGTCTAG